The proteins below come from a single Pseudomonadota bacterium genomic window:
- the murF gene encoding UDP-N-acetylmuramoyl-tripeptide--D-alanyl-D-alanine ligase has product MSVVPVPEIILTCSQVSQAIGGCYQIPAGGEVVISGICTDSRLTKPGHLLFCLQGENFDGHDFIPQAIKAGAVAVVVTESSVNLQLLISSYPNVCFFPVVDTLRALGDLAAWWLKQLNPRVIAVTGSNGKTTTREMISSVLSRKWEVHCNRGNLNNLIGVPLTIFEVKVHHQIVVLEMGMNCPGELARLAEISRPHVVILTNVAAAHLEGLGSLDEVVRAKSEIFSGLRDQGYIIYNADDRRLAELVSRAVERNQTWELVPVSLDSGSDSELRVDNIVTVADGMRFVLKTVGTPLKQCPRVPVALPLWGRHNVMNALLAATVGWREGLSLEEISYGLYNVSLPAGRLSAHVLASGRVVIDDSYNANPASMVASLHTLNEICAGRYRVAILGDMFELGEASERLHVEVGTAVALIKPDLLITYGSRSRVLASSSVSGGMPETAVISFIPGEEDELLHDLHERLVAEHVILVKGSRGMGMEKLVERLIEAKG; this is encoded by the coding sequence ATGAGTGTAGTCCCGGTACCGGAAATTATTTTGACCTGTTCTCAGGTGAGCCAGGCAATTGGCGGGTGTTACCAAATCCCTGCTGGCGGGGAAGTCGTGATTTCCGGGATCTGCACTGATAGTCGGCTAACAAAGCCCGGGCATCTGCTCTTCTGTCTGCAGGGGGAGAACTTTGATGGTCATGATTTCATCCCCCAGGCTATAAAGGCCGGTGCGGTTGCGGTGGTGGTTACGGAGTCGTCGGTGAATCTGCAGTTATTGATCAGTAGCTATCCAAACGTATGCTTCTTTCCGGTTGTAGATACGTTGCGGGCCCTTGGTGATCTAGCCGCCTGGTGGTTGAAACAGTTGAACCCCAGGGTTATTGCGGTTACCGGCTCGAACGGCAAAACAACCACCAGGGAAATGATCAGTAGTGTGTTATCCCGAAAATGGGAAGTCCATTGTAATCGGGGCAATCTAAATAACCTTATCGGGGTGCCGTTGACCATCTTCGAGGTTAAAGTACATCATCAGATTGTGGTGTTGGAAATGGGGATGAATTGCCCGGGGGAGCTTGCCCGCCTGGCTGAAATCAGCCGCCCTCATGTGGTTATCCTGACTAATGTGGCTGCGGCTCACCTTGAGGGCCTTGGTTCTCTTGATGAAGTAGTTCGGGCCAAGAGCGAAATCTTTTCAGGCCTTCGGGACCAAGGATATATTATCTATAATGCCGATGATCGCCGGCTGGCTGAACTGGTGTCCCGGGCAGTTGAACGTAATCAGACCTGGGAACTGGTGCCGGTATCCCTGGATTCCGGGAGTGATAGTGAGCTCCGAGTCGATAATATTGTTACCGTTGCCGATGGCATGCGTTTTGTCCTGAAAACTGTGGGGACACCGCTAAAGCAATGTCCCCGGGTGCCGGTAGCTTTGCCGTTGTGGGGTCGACATAACGTGATGAACGCCCTGCTGGCGGCCACGGTTGGCTGGCGGGAGGGCCTTTCCCTGGAAGAAATAAGCTATGGGCTTTATAATGTATCATTACCGGCCGGTCGTTTGTCAGCCCATGTTCTGGCATCTGGTCGGGTAGTGATTGATGACAGTTACAATGCCAATCCTGCCTCAATGGTGGCTTCCCTTCACACTTTGAACGAGATTTGCGCGGGCCGCTATCGCGTCGCTATCCTGGGTGATATGTTTGAACTGGGCGAAGCGAGCGAACGGCTCCATGTCGAGGTTGGCACCGCTGTCGCCCTGATCAAACCGGATTTGTTGATAACCTATGGTTCACGTTCCCGGGTGCTGGCCAGCTCTTCGGTTTCCGGAGGAATGCCGGAAACTGCCGTCATATCATTTATTCCCGGTGAGGAAGATGAACTGCTGCATGACCTCCATGAGCGGCTTGTTGCTGAACACGTTATTCTGGTGAAAGGCTCACGGGGGATGGGGATGGAGAAACTGGTGGAGCGCCTGATAGAGGCTAAAGGCTAA
- a CDS encoding UDP-N-acetylmuramoyl-L-alanyl-D-glutamate--2,6-diaminopimelate ligase, whose protein sequence is MIDQRPPIFLNQLLDGNYIISRSGDEDLLITGVTSDSRQVLSGNLFVAVSGTITDGHHFIDEAWQRGASVVVLDNRDMFERYKTSLAADQILCLVQNSHRTLAQLAACWYGDPAQSMVMIGVTGTNGKTTISYLLEHLLSHAGYRVGVISTVNYRFAGIQQPAAHTTPGPEELHALLRRMVDAGADCCVMEVSSHALVQERVAAIHFSTVVFTNLSHEHLDYHQEMESYFQAKKLLFTGLNTDVFKVINGDNIWGRRLLEEVKFPKLSYGLQQGIEFRAGKLEFSSGGTTFMIEAEGNTWECHSPLIGRYNVANVLAALTVVRHLDSEMKHMLTAITHFQQVPGRLQRVTNQREMHIFVDYAHTPDALEKVLGALKECAVAGRLLILFGCGGDRDRQKRPEMGRIAQGYSDLVVVTSDNPRHEDPEQIIADILAGMTRSPAVMVEKDRRRAIARIIAAGRPGDLILLAGKGHETYQQIGDEKFPFDDVQVAKEMLAA, encoded by the coding sequence ATGATTGATCAGCGACCGCCAATTTTCCTGAATCAGCTGCTCGATGGAAATTACATTATTTCCCGATCCGGGGATGAGGATTTGTTGATTACCGGGGTGACATCTGATTCAAGGCAGGTGCTCAGCGGCAACCTGTTTGTGGCGGTTTCGGGAACTATTACAGATGGCCATCACTTTATTGATGAAGCCTGGCAGCGGGGTGCATCCGTGGTTGTTCTTGACAATCGCGACATGTTTGAACGGTATAAGACATCTCTGGCTGCAGATCAAATTCTTTGCCTGGTACAAAACAGTCATCGTACTTTGGCGCAACTGGCTGCCTGCTGGTATGGTGATCCGGCCCAATCCATGGTCATGATTGGGGTAACCGGCACCAATGGTAAAACAACCATTTCATATCTGTTGGAGCATCTTTTGTCGCATGCCGGTTATCGTGTTGGCGTTATAAGTACGGTTAATTATCGTTTTGCCGGTATCCAGCAGCCGGCAGCTCATACTACTCCGGGACCTGAAGAATTACATGCTTTACTGCGCCGAATGGTGGACGCCGGGGCGGACTGCTGCGTGATGGAAGTATCATCCCATGCTCTGGTTCAGGAACGGGTAGCTGCAATACATTTTTCCACGGTGGTTTTTACCAATCTGAGCCATGAACATCTGGATTATCACCAGGAGATGGAATCCTATTTTCAAGCCAAAAAACTGCTTTTTACCGGTTTGAATACTGATGTTTTCAAAGTAATAAATGGTGATAATATCTGGGGCAGACGTCTGCTGGAAGAAGTAAAATTTCCTAAGCTTTCCTATGGCCTACAACAAGGAATCGAATTCAGGGCTGGAAAGCTGGAATTTTCTTCCGGCGGCACCACTTTTATGATTGAGGCGGAAGGGAATACCTGGGAGTGTCATTCACCCCTGATCGGAAGGTATAATGTTGCCAATGTTCTGGCAGCCCTGACTGTTGTCCGGCATCTGGATAGCGAGATGAAGCATATGCTTACGGCAATTACACATTTTCAACAAGTCCCCGGTCGTTTGCAGCGGGTGACTAATCAGCGGGAAATGCATATTTTTGTTGATTATGCCCATACCCCTGATGCGCTGGAAAAGGTTTTGGGAGCATTGAAAGAATGTGCTGTAGCCGGCCGTCTGTTGATCCTGTTTGGCTGTGGTGGTGATCGGGATCGGCAAAAGAGACCTGAAATGGGCCGGATTGCTCAAGGTTACAGTGATTTGGTAGTGGTAACCAGTGATAACCCCAGGCATGAAGATCCTGAGCAGATTATCGCTGATATTCTTGCTGGCATGACCAGGTCCCCAGCCGTGATGGTGGAAAAGGATCGTCGCCGGGCCATTGCCAGGATTATTGCTGCCGGCCGGCCTGGAGATCTGATTCTGCTGGCTGGTAAGGGGCATGAAACATATCAGCAGATAGGTGATGAAAAATTTCCTTTTGATGATGTTCAGGTAGCTAAGGAGATGCTGGCCGCATGA
- a CDS encoding penicillin-binding transpeptidase domain-containing protein translates to MKRYRKKDLQRFERWKIMVLALVMVCGAAGLVSRAYYLQIVRHDFFYTKSLQQSRQAVEIRPERGEILDSRGNKLAISLEGESVYVQPHKIVSKNKAARKLARILPFSNRQIYRKLAGKKSFVWIARDVLPGQAEKIKKLHLKGVGFVKESRRFYPNRELAGQLLGFVGVDSKGLEGIEYCYDRYLQGKKNVVFLERDAKSGVLDPDDLGSVAGSRGKTVSLTIDRTIQHTVEHELARAVAGSGAKRGLAMVVDVESGAVLAMSQYPFFNPNSFTSSKPSIWRNRAVVDMIEPGSTFKVFTVAAALDQGVITPDSSFDCEQGKYRIGGRTIHDTHKHGKLNASEIVKLSSNIGCSKIAARLGKQELYKFLSRCGFGSQTGIDFPGEKEGILRDWHRWRDVDLSNISFGQGVGVTPVQLMMAYAAFANGGYLVKPYLVKQVVNENGWKVYEHHPASERRRAFSPKVARQVSAMLEKVVDDDGTAPKARIPGYRVAGKTGTSQKYDQKQKKYSRKNYLASFIGFIPAPESYGKLLVYVLLDEPRTSIYGGMVAAPAFSRIGQRLLAYLNVEPSSRVMLAALPAVRHGGKSEKTAKREVEISASIASIGAKKSALATNTGIMPDFSGRSVRDVLAYFGTLPGSLAIHGSGKIMKQKPLPGKRIVAGVGMEFVLQTEN, encoded by the coding sequence ATGAAACGTTATCGAAAAAAAGATCTCCAGCGATTTGAACGCTGGAAAATTATGGTTCTGGCGTTGGTTATGGTTTGCGGCGCTGCCGGCTTAGTGTCGCGGGCTTATTATCTTCAGATTGTCAGACATGATTTTTTTTATACCAAGTCGCTGCAGCAGAGCCGGCAGGCAGTTGAAATTCGGCCTGAACGGGGTGAGATTCTGGATTCCCGGGGCAATAAACTGGCGATCAGCCTGGAGGGCGAATCTGTTTATGTTCAGCCGCACAAAATTGTCAGTAAAAATAAGGCGGCCCGCAAACTGGCTCGTATCCTGCCTTTTTCAAACCGGCAGATATATCGTAAGCTGGCCGGTAAAAAAAGCTTTGTCTGGATTGCCCGTGATGTATTGCCCGGTCAGGCGGAAAAAATAAAAAAACTGCACCTTAAAGGAGTGGGCTTTGTCAAGGAAAGTCGAAGATTTTATCCCAACCGTGAGCTGGCCGGGCAACTCCTGGGGTTTGTCGGGGTGGACAGTAAAGGGCTGGAAGGGATTGAATATTGTTACGATCGTTATCTGCAGGGGAAAAAAAATGTTGTTTTTCTTGAACGGGATGCCAAAAGTGGGGTTTTGGACCCCGATGATTTAGGCTCTGTTGCAGGGAGCAGAGGGAAAACGGTAAGCTTAACTATTGATCGGACTATCCAGCATACGGTCGAGCATGAGCTGGCCCGGGCAGTTGCCGGATCCGGGGCTAAACGGGGTTTGGCCATGGTTGTGGATGTGGAAAGCGGTGCTGTCCTGGCGATGTCCCAGTATCCTTTCTTTAACCCCAATTCATTTACCAGTTCAAAGCCATCTATCTGGCGGAACCGGGCAGTGGTTGATATGATTGAGCCGGGATCAACCTTTAAAGTTTTTACCGTAGCCGCAGCCCTGGATCAAGGGGTCATAACTCCTGATAGCAGTTTTGATTGCGAACAGGGTAAGTACCGGATTGGGGGCAGGACTATTCATGATACCCATAAACATGGGAAATTGAATGCTAGTGAGATTGTAAAACTTTCCAGTAATATTGGTTGCTCGAAAATAGCAGCCCGACTGGGGAAACAGGAACTCTATAAGTTTTTGAGCCGTTGCGGTTTTGGCTCCCAGACCGGGATTGATTTTCCGGGGGAAAAAGAGGGGATACTGCGGGATTGGCACCGCTGGCGGGATGTTGATCTGAGTAACATTTCCTTTGGTCAGGGGGTGGGGGTTACCCCGGTGCAGTTGATGATGGCCTACGCGGCTTTTGCCAACGGTGGCTATCTGGTGAAACCGTACCTGGTGAAACAGGTGGTCAATGAGAACGGCTGGAAAGTGTATGAACATCACCCTGCCAGTGAACGGCGTCGGGCTTTTTCTCCCAAGGTTGCCAGACAGGTTTCGGCCATGCTGGAAAAGGTGGTGGATGATGATGGTACGGCCCCAAAGGCACGTATTCCCGGATACCGGGTGGCAGGGAAAACCGGCACTTCGCAGAAATATGACCAGAAGCAGAAAAAATATTCCCGTAAAAATTACCTGGCCTCTTTTATTGGTTTTATTCCAGCGCCTGAAAGCTATGGTAAATTGCTGGTGTATGTGCTGCTTGATGAGCCCCGGACCAGTATTTATGGGGGGATGGTCGCGGCTCCGGCTTTCAGCCGTATTGGTCAGCGTCTGCTGGCATATTTAAACGTGGAGCCGAGCAGTCGGGTGATGCTGGCTGCCCTGCCTGCCGTCAGGCACGGCGGGAAGTCAGAAAAGACTGCCAAACGGGAGGTTGAAATATCCGCTTCAATAGCTTCCATAGGTGCCAAAAAAAGCGCATTAGCTACAAATACCGGCATAATGCCGGATTTTTCCGGACGTTCTGTACGTGATGTTCTGGCATATTTTGGTACCTTGCCCGGTTCACTTGCTATCCATGGCAGTGGGAAAATAATGAAACAAAAACCCCTGCCAGGTAAACGTATTGTCGCTGGGGTTGGGATGGAGTTTGTCTTACAGACTGAAAACTGA
- a CDS encoding cell division protein FtsL, translating to MKKPVAGELRWKLLNGGLLLLMVGSIFVYAWVHYQVVEHGYRLVKVRHQEKIVQEKHKRLIMEIATLKQHDRLEKIGRRKFGLQYPKLGQKILLR from the coding sequence ATGAAAAAACCAGTTGCCGGGGAGCTGCGGTGGAAGTTGCTTAATGGTGGATTGCTGTTGCTGATGGTCGGTTCAATTTTTGTTTATGCCTGGGTGCACTATCAGGTTGTGGAGCATGGCTATCGACTGGTGAAAGTCCGTCATCAGGAAAAAATAGTCCAAGAGAAGCATAAAAGATTAATTATGGAAATTGCCACCCTGAAGCAGCACGATCGTTTGGAAAAGATTGGTCGCCGTAAATTTGGTCTTCAATATCCTAAGCTGGGGCAGAAAATCCTGCTGAGATGA
- the rsmH gene encoding 16S rRNA (cytosine(1402)-N(4))-methyltransferase RsmH, protein MNHVPVLLTETLKYLNVSRFREQDGVFVDATFGGGGHSMAILDHTGQGLKLIAIDRDRAASQRAVSLRQQYGERFSLLQGNFADLSQLLSEIQVKGIDALLLDLGLSSYQLSNAPRGFSFQLDGPLDMRMDQGQESSAAAIIRTGTVDQLRDIFRRFGEEPYAGSIARAIVAARSQKPITTTRELADLILSLTPPAKSHRRLHPATRVFQALRIAVNEELQALIAVLEAGLSCLNKGGRLVAISYHSLEDRIVKRMFRQWSASCSCPPDFPVCTCGKVPQVHRLTGKVVVPQVDEIERNPRSRSAKLRAVERL, encoded by the coding sequence ATGAATCATGTACCGGTTCTGCTCACTGAAACCCTGAAATATCTTAATGTTTCACGTTTCAGGGAGCAGGACGGTGTTTTTGTCGACGCGACCTTTGGTGGTGGTGGACACAGTATGGCGATCCTGGATCATACCGGTCAAGGTCTAAAGCTTATTGCCATTGATCGGGATCGGGCTGCAAGTCAGAGAGCCGTTTCATTGCGGCAACAATATGGTGAGCGTTTTTCACTCCTTCAGGGTAATTTTGCCGATCTTTCCCAGTTGCTAAGTGAGATTCAGGTCAAGGGAATTGATGCCTTGTTACTGGATCTCGGACTTTCTTCCTATCAGTTGAGCAATGCACCACGAGGATTCAGTTTTCAGCTTGATGGTCCATTGGATATGCGGATGGACCAAGGACAGGAATCTTCCGCGGCTGCTATCATCCGTACCGGTACCGTTGATCAGTTGCGGGATATCTTCAGGCGATTTGGTGAAGAACCGTATGCCGGATCCATTGCCAGAGCCATTGTCGCTGCCCGATCTCAAAAGCCCATAACCACGACCAGGGAACTGGCCGACTTGATTTTGTCATTGACACCGCCGGCAAAAAGTCACCGTCGGCTGCATCCGGCTACCCGGGTGTTTCAGGCTTTGAGAATTGCCGTCAATGAAGAACTGCAGGCGTTGATTGCGGTTCTTGAAGCCGGGCTTAGCTGTTTAAACAAGGGCGGACGTCTGGTGGCTATCTCTTATCATTCACTTGAAGACCGGATTGTCAAAAGGATGTTCAGGCAATGGTCAGCTTCCTGTAGCTGTCCTCCAGATTTCCCCGTGTGTACATGTGGTAAAGTTCCTCAGGTTCATCGGTTGACCGGAAAAGTGGTGGTTCCGCAAGTGGACGAAATTGAGCGTAATCCGCGCAGCCGCAGTGCCAAGTTGAGAGCGGTGGAACGATTATGA
- the mraZ gene encoding division/cell wall cluster transcriptional repressor MraZ yields the protein MFRGRYEYSIDAKGRLNIPSKVRELLVQEYTPSLMVTNGFDGCLDCFPYPEWTCLEDKVSHLPQNKKEVKNFHRFYLSAAVECSLDKQGRILVPPSLRSYAQLEKEVVIVCAVKKIEIWSKERWEVELTDTLGAAGEISAAMAEFGI from the coding sequence GTGTTTCGTGGTCGTTACGAATACTCTATTGATGCCAAAGGGCGGTTGAATATTCCGTCTAAAGTGAGGGAACTGCTGGTGCAGGAATATACCCCTTCATTAATGGTTACCAATGGTTTTGATGGCTGTCTGGATTGTTTTCCCTATCCCGAATGGACCTGCCTGGAAGATAAGGTTTCCCACCTGCCGCAAAATAAAAAAGAAGTGAAAAACTTCCACCGGTTTTATCTTTCAGCTGCGGTTGAATGTTCTCTGGACAAGCAGGGCCGGATTCTGGTTCCGCCCTCTTTGCGAAGTTATGCCCAATTAGAAAAAGAAGTAGTTATTGTCTGTGCAGTAAAAAAGATTGAAATCTGGAGTAAAGAGCGTTGGGAGGTCGAATTGACGGATACGCTTGGAGCTGCGGGGGAAATCAGCGCGGCAATGGCTGAATTCGGCATATGA
- a CDS encoding AEC family transporter, translating to MVFVKILLPIFLIIAFGVLFEKLKRPDFKSISDLTLYFFTPCLIFSGLIKGHEQLSSFLPRAIVFMLLMTLFFWGVSAVFGRLLGLDARKTSAFSLSTIMMNTGNYGLPLVLFAFGKEGLAYGVIILVLFTFPLGTLAIYIASRGQASIRESLLEIFKIPLFHAVVLASIWRYFQLPMPSVLLKSIDLVGQAAVPGLLMLLGMQLSRTSIRVGTLLPVLSSSGLRLILSPLIAIVLCSMLGIHGLPRNVLILQTSTPSAIIPLLYAINYDTHPEMVAATIFVSTLLSGVTLTLVLIYLGVG from the coding sequence ATGGTATTTGTTAAAATTCTCCTGCCTATATTTCTGATTATTGCCTTTGGGGTCCTGTTTGAAAAACTCAAGCGACCCGACTTTAAATCCATTTCAGATCTTACCCTGTATTTTTTTACTCCCTGCCTGATTTTTTCCGGTTTGATTAAAGGGCATGAGCAGCTCAGCAGTTTTTTGCCCCGAGCCATCGTTTTTATGTTGTTGATGACGTTGTTTTTTTGGGGGGTATCTGCTGTCTTTGGACGATTACTAGGTCTGGATGCCCGGAAAACCAGTGCTTTTTCCCTGTCGACCATCATGATGAATACCGGCAATTATGGTCTTCCTCTGGTACTTTTCGCTTTTGGTAAAGAAGGCCTGGCTTACGGAGTTATTATTCTGGTTCTTTTTACTTTTCCTCTGGGAACTCTGGCTATTTATATTGCTTCCCGTGGGCAGGCCTCAATCAGGGAGTCCTTGCTGGAAATTTTTAAAATACCATTGTTTCATGCCGTTGTCCTGGCCTCTATTTGGCGATATTTTCAACTGCCGATGCCTTCCGTACTCCTGAAATCTATTGATCTGGTGGGCCAGGCGGCTGTCCCGGGGCTTCTAATGCTTCTGGGGATGCAACTCTCCAGGACCAGTATTCGTGTTGGCACACTGCTGCCGGTTTTAAGCAGCAGCGGATTGCGCTTAATCCTTTCACCCCTGATTGCTATCGTGTTGTGCAGTATGCTTGGTATTCATGGTTTGCCGCGCAATGTTCTTATTCTTCAGACCAGTACCCCTTCTGCCATCATCCCTTTGCTCTACGCCATCAATTATGATACCCATCCTGAGATGGTGGCGGCGACTATTTTTGTTTCCACCCTGCTCAGCGGTGTTACCCTTACCCTGGTGCTTATCTATCTGGGTGTTGGCTGA
- the pyrF gene encoding orotidine-5'-phosphate decarboxylase — protein sequence MNSKNIPLTDRLIFALDVPTADDAKTWVEKLESQVNFYKVGLQLFLAGGFPMVEWITQRGHKVMLDLKFFDVPETVKLAVRQLNDRGVTFATVHGNDAIIEAAVEGRRDIKILGVTVLTSFCEDDLRQMGLTGSIEELVYYRAKKALELGCDGIVSSGLEAGRLRGQLGNNFLVVTPGIRPGINREIEQDDQKRITTARQAIQSGADYVVVGRPIKRAADPLQVVEDLQREIAAGLDTPSRLS from the coding sequence ATGAACAGCAAAAATATCCCCCTGACTGATCGCCTCATATTCGCCCTGGATGTTCCCACGGCCGACGATGCCAAAACCTGGGTAGAAAAGCTGGAAAGCCAGGTCAATTTTTACAAAGTGGGGCTGCAGCTGTTTCTTGCCGGCGGCTTCCCGATGGTGGAGTGGATAACCCAGCGCGGTCACAAAGTCATGCTCGACCTGAAATTTTTTGACGTTCCCGAAACCGTCAAGCTGGCGGTCCGGCAGTTAAATGACCGGGGCGTCACCTTCGCCACCGTCCATGGCAATGACGCAATTATTGAAGCCGCAGTAGAGGGCCGACGGGACATCAAAATCCTCGGGGTAACCGTGCTGACCAGCTTCTGTGAGGATGATCTACGACAGATGGGCCTTACGGGTTCCATTGAAGAGCTGGTTTATTACCGGGCGAAAAAAGCCCTGGAATTGGGCTGTGACGGGATTGTTTCCTCAGGGCTTGAAGCCGGGCGGCTGCGCGGCCAGCTGGGTAATAATTTTCTGGTGGTCACCCCGGGAATCAGGCCTGGAATCAACCGAGAAATCGAGCAGGATGACCAGAAGCGGATTACCACTGCCAGACAGGCCATTCAGAGTGGGGCTGATTATGTGGTGGTAGGACGACCCATCAAACGGGCTGCTGATCCTCTGCAGGTGGTTGAAGATTTACAGCGGGAAATAGCCGCCGGACTGGATACACCATCAAGGCTGTCTTGA
- a CDS encoding alpha/beta fold hydrolase, producing MPLLVFVFLVFVYGLILVHFYFEQRKMLYCPEGNIPAAEDLRAHGLRLWPAEDGQEFVGLLGGCVSGDCRGTVIIFHGNAGTALDRYYYLLPLKVLGYRVLLAEYPGYGGRPGKPSEETYVVDARKIIARVHAEFPGPLYLWGESLGCGIVAAVAAESRADGVVMLTPWDSLATVAKSYYWYLPVRWLLRDRYDNLRNLLSFNWPVAVLVAEKDKTIPKRFGLHLHAQLPEPKKLWFFAGAGHSDWPSSPEEKWWAEVMDFLVSH from the coding sequence ATGCCTCTTCTTGTATTTGTTTTTCTGGTTTTTGTGTATGGTCTGATTTTGGTGCATTTCTATTTTGAACAGCGGAAGATGCTCTATTGTCCTGAAGGGAATATTCCCGCGGCAGAAGATCTTCGCGCTCATGGACTGCGTTTATGGCCGGCGGAAGACGGTCAGGAATTCGTGGGGTTATTGGGTGGCTGTGTTTCAGGTGATTGCCGTGGAACGGTTATCATCTTTCACGGTAATGCCGGTACCGCACTGGATCGTTATTATTATTTGTTGCCACTTAAAGTCCTGGGTTACCGGGTTCTGCTGGCTGAATATCCCGGTTATGGCGGTCGGCCGGGGAAGCCCAGTGAGGAAACATATGTTGTCGATGCCAGGAAAATAATAGCCAGGGTTCATGCCGAATTTCCCGGACCACTTTATCTGTGGGGTGAATCACTGGGTTGTGGGATTGTGGCAGCCGTTGCGGCTGAATCGAGAGCTGATGGGGTGGTGATGCTGACTCCCTGGGATTCACTGGCAACTGTGGCCAAGTCCTACTACTGGTATTTGCCGGTCCGCTGGCTGCTCCGGGATCGCTATGATAATCTGCGTAATCTTTTATCGTTTAACTGGCCGGTAGCTGTCCTGGTAGCTGAAAAGGATAAAACGATTCCCAAACGATTTGGCCTGCATCTTCATGCACAATTGCCGGAGCCAAAAAAACTATGGTTTTTTGCCGGTGCCGGACATTCAGATTGGCCTTCCAGCCCGGAAGAAAAATGGTGGGCTGAGGTTATGGACTTTCTGGTTTCTCATTAA